A window of Candidatus Wallbacteria bacterium contains these coding sequences:
- a CDS encoding aminotransferase class V-fold PLP-dependent enzyme — MKKLLYLDNASTTFPKPEIVYKSMDHNYRTRGFNAGRSGHSALAALSDMILETRSMLAILLGGPAPDKIVFMPSATICLNTIIQGLSWRKNDVVYVSPFEHNAVLRPLHRIRQEFDIKIKLIPVNRDYRFDLKNLEKLLIEDKPRLICCTHVSNVLGLICPVEAVAALARKHGSVLLVDGTQGAGLIDVNVVKAGIDFYVFAGHKTLYGPFGIAGYIYNSEIRIRPLYFGGTGTHSEQEFCPDVIPTRYEAGSPNILSISGLHASLKWLQKHLPPKIFEHERKTMHQLKNFLTRLPDLEIVEIPDEISAGIVSCIPQKGSSTDYAKFLDREFNIVVRPGAHCAPYAHEFLGTLDSGTVRFSLGYFNKASQFAGL; from the coding sequence ATGAAAAAACTGCTTTATCTGGACAATGCTTCCACTACATTTCCAAAGCCTGAAATTGTCTATAAATCAATGGACCACAATTACCGCACCAGGGGGTTCAATGCAGGCAGGAGCGGTCACTCGGCTCTGGCAGCTTTGAGCGACATGATCCTTGAAACGCGCTCGATGCTGGCCATCCTGCTGGGAGGCCCGGCTCCCGATAAAATCGTATTCATGCCTTCTGCCACGATCTGCCTGAACACGATCATCCAGGGCCTCAGCTGGAGAAAAAATGATGTGGTTTATGTATCTCCTTTTGAACACAACGCCGTGCTGCGGCCTCTGCATCGTATCAGACAAGAGTTTGACATTAAGATAAAGCTGATTCCTGTGAACAGGGATTACAGGTTCGACCTGAAAAATCTGGAAAAATTGCTGATAGAAGACAAACCCAGGCTGATCTGCTGCACGCATGTCAGCAATGTACTGGGCTTGATCTGCCCTGTGGAAGCAGTGGCCGCGCTTGCCAGAAAACACGGGTCTGTCCTGCTGGTAGACGGCACTCAGGGCGCAGGGCTCATTGACGTGAATGTCGTGAAAGCAGGGATTGATTTTTACGTTTTCGCAGGCCACAAGACTCTTTATGGTCCTTTTGGAATTGCCGGATACATCTATAACTCAGAGATCAGGATCAGGCCGCTTTATTTCGGCGGTACAGGCACGCATTCGGAACAGGAATTCTGCCCTGACGTGATCCCGACCAGATACGAAGCAGGCAGCCCAAACATCCTGTCCATTTCAGGCCTGCATGCTTCCCTTAAATGGCTGCAGAAGCATCTGCCGCCAAAAATATTTGAGCATGAACGCAAAACCATGCATCAGCTCAAGAATTTCCTGACCAGGCTTCCTGATCTTGAAATTGTGGAAATCCCTGATGAAATTTCGGCAGGGATTGTTTCCTGCATTCCCCAGAAAGGAAGCAGCACTGATTACGCAAAATTCCTGGACCGCGAATTCAACATAGTAGTGCGGCCAGGAGCTCATTGCGCTCCATATGCACACGAGTTTCTGGGCACTCTCGATTCAGGCACCGTGCGCTTCAGCCTTGGCTATTTCAACAAAGCATCACAATTCGCCGGACTGTGA
- a CDS encoding response regulator has product MKKKVLIIDDDQDILDLVKQELQRDFEVIPRSFCQDIREACELYQPDLVLIDLMLPGSDGYELCSKIRKFNRDLPVILVTGIELKALKNNYSIIEANDYLLKPFQAKVLREKVEKALKFSERSAEA; this is encoded by the coding sequence ATGAAGAAAAAAGTATTGATCATTGATGACGACCAGGACATACTGGATTTGGTCAAGCAGGAACTGCAGCGCGATTTTGAAGTAATACCGCGGAGCTTCTGCCAGGACATACGCGAAGCCTGTGAACTTTATCAACCCGATCTTGTGCTGATTGACCTCATGCTGCCTGGCAGTGACGGATACGAACTCTGCAGTAAAATCCGAAAATTCAACCGGGACCTTCCAGTGATCCTGGTGACAGGCATAGAACTGAAAGCCCTGAAGAACAATTACTCAATCATCGAAGCCAACGATTACCTGCTTAAGCCTTTTCAGGCGAAAGTACTCAGGGAAAAAGTGGAAAAAGCGCTGAAATTTTCTGAGAGATCAGCTGAAGCCTAA